One genomic region from Reichenbachiella ulvae encodes:
- a CDS encoding gamma-glutamylcyclotransferase family protein, translating into MNRKLFVYGTLMSPYDNPFAKKLHGMSQVLGEASFKGRLYRIKFYPGLLHSNDENDRIYGELLQINGDIEDLFVTLDEYEGANTGSPEGDHYSRELVEVELDGQKVECWTYIYLKPVDEAKRIESGRFEG; encoded by the coding sequence ATGAATCGAAAGCTTTTTGTGTACGGCACCTTGATGAGCCCCTATGACAATCCCTTCGCAAAAAAACTACATGGCATGTCCCAAGTTTTAGGAGAAGCTAGTTTCAAGGGTCGCCTATACCGCATCAAATTTTATCCCGGTCTACTTCATTCAAATGACGAGAATGATAGGATTTATGGAGAGTTACTTCAGATCAATGGGGATATTGAAGACCTATTTGTGACTCTGGACGAATACGAGGGGGCCAACACAGGGAGTCCAGAAGGTGATCACTATAGCAGAGAACTGGTAGAAGTCGAGTTAGATGGACAAAAAGTGGAATGCTGGACCTACATCTACCTCAAGCCTGTAGATGAGGCCAAAAGAATCGAATCGGGTCGCTTCGAGGGCTAA
- the truA gene encoding tRNA pseudouridine(38-40) synthase TruA produces MGLGENTMQTKRYYYLIKVQYLGFRYHGFQKQPDVKTVQLMIERTLNYVLGHKDHKILPSGRTDAMVSANEAYIELFIFEELDKDDFLIQLNRNLPADIRALNIEEVDQKFNIIQNPKSKEYIYLFSFGEKNHPFSAPYICHIHGDLDLDQMIIAAGKFQGRHNFQNYVYRPSESRQFEREMELSEIVPNTFYTASFFPDQSYAFRIKGPGFMRHQVRLMIGTLIELGKGNISMEEFDQSLLEKRAEPFTYIAPASGLILHQIGF; encoded by the coding sequence ATGGGTTTAGGAGAAAACACGATGCAAACTAAGCGCTACTACTATCTGATAAAAGTACAATATTTGGGGTTTCGGTATCATGGCTTTCAGAAGCAGCCAGATGTCAAAACTGTACAACTCATGATCGAGCGTACACTGAACTATGTGCTGGGGCACAAGGATCATAAAATCCTCCCGTCAGGTCGGACAGATGCCATGGTCTCTGCCAATGAGGCCTATATCGAACTTTTCATATTTGAAGAGTTGGATAAGGATGATTTTCTTATTCAACTCAACCGTAATTTGCCCGCTGATATCAGAGCGCTGAACATAGAGGAAGTGGATCAAAAATTCAACATCATTCAAAATCCGAAGAGCAAAGAGTATATATACCTGTTCTCTTTTGGAGAGAAGAATCATCCATTTTCAGCACCGTACATCTGTCATATTCATGGGGATTTGGATTTGGATCAGATGATCATAGCTGCCGGCAAATTTCAGGGTAGACACAATTTTCAGAACTACGTCTACCGACCTTCCGAGAGCCGGCAGTTCGAGCGCGAAATGGAGTTGAGTGAAATAGTGCCCAATACATTTTATACCGCTAGCTTTTTTCCTGATCAGAGCTATGCTTTTCGTATCAAGGGTCCGGGATTTATGCGTCATCAGGTTAGGTTGATGATCGGTACACTTATAGAATTGGGCAAAGGAAACATCAGTATGGAGGAATTCGATCAATCACTTCTTGAAAAAAGAGCAGAACCATTTACATACATTGCACCCGCCTCAGGGTTGATTTTGCATCAGATAGGCTTTTAA
- a CDS encoding SMP-30/gluconolactonase/LRE family protein: MKRIGIIGLVLLSVACSQKEAKQEVVEETKAIPEWEATLFYEDQNQLGEGAIWNHERSELWSIDIEGKKWFQLDVSNKSQIVHQLDQRIGTIVPSTDGRAVVALQDGIYYYAVETGELELIASPESHLDSIRFNDGKCDPSGRLWVGSMHLNQIADAAGLYKIAGDKTAEQMLDSITISNGIVWSSEKKTMFYIDTPDGKLRVFDYDDATGTISNERSMMDFKEYGFPDGSTIDAEDNLWVCLWNGNGVLRIDTETGEVTGRVNVPAHNITSCAFGGENLDSLFITSARVDMSEAELDSLPLAGSVFVAVPGVKGVQASFFAAE; encoded by the coding sequence ATGAAGAGAATAGGAATTATTGGTTTAGTGCTTCTGTCCGTGGCTTGCAGTCAAAAAGAAGCAAAACAAGAGGTAGTTGAAGAAACAAAAGCAATTCCTGAATGGGAGGCTACTTTATTTTATGAAGATCAGAATCAATTGGGCGAAGGGGCTATTTGGAATCACGAGCGCTCCGAGTTATGGTCTATAGATATTGAGGGCAAGAAGTGGTTTCAGCTGGATGTGAGTAATAAATCTCAGATCGTTCATCAGTTGGATCAAAGGATAGGAACCATCGTGCCAAGTACCGATGGTCGTGCTGTAGTGGCTCTGCAAGATGGAATCTATTATTATGCTGTAGAAACGGGAGAATTGGAATTGATCGCCAGTCCTGAATCACACCTCGATAGCATTCGATTCAATGACGGCAAGTGTGATCCTTCGGGCAGACTTTGGGTGGGTTCTATGCATCTGAATCAAATCGCTGATGCTGCAGGGCTCTACAAAATTGCTGGTGATAAAACTGCGGAGCAAATGCTAGATAGCATCACTATTTCAAATGGTATTGTCTGGTCTTCTGAAAAGAAGACGATGTTTTATATCGATACGCCTGACGGTAAACTTCGTGTATTTGACTATGACGATGCAACAGGAACCATCTCTAATGAGCGCAGCATGATGGATTTCAAAGAATATGGTTTTCCTGATGGCAGCACGATAGATGCTGAGGATAATCTATGGGTATGTCTCTGGAATGGAAATGGAGTGTTGCGAATCGATACCGAAACTGGTGAGGTAACAGGCAGAGTGAATGTGCCTGCTCATAATATTACTTCTTGTGCTTTCGGAGGAGAAAATCTTGATTCACTTTTTATCACTTCAGCTAGGGTAGATATGAGTGAGGCTGAATTGGATTCTTTGCCTTTGGCAGGTAGCGTGTTTGTGGCTGTACCTGGAGTAAAGGGTGTGCAAGCCAGTTTCTTTGCCGCAGAATAA
- a CDS encoding c-type cytochrome — translation MKHFAIILALMVLFACSSDKKKQQQSPAEVAEAKTTMSPKIQKGLRVYKSNCLACHQADGSGIARVNPPLIGTKWVLGDKETLIGVVLNGLEGKIEVDSVKYNSVMNSFSYLSDEEVAALLTYVRQSWGNDASEIMAQDVAAVRSKED, via the coding sequence ATGAAACATTTCGCAATCATTCTCGCTTTAATGGTGCTTTTTGCTTGTAGTAGTGACAAGAAAAAACAACAACAAAGTCCTGCAGAAGTGGCAGAAGCCAAAACAACCATGAGTCCGAAAATTCAAAAGGGACTAAGGGTGTATAAATCCAATTGCCTGGCTTGCCATCAAGCGGATGGATCCGGTATAGCACGGGTCAACCCTCCTTTGATAGGTACTAAATGGGTGCTTGGAGACAAGGAAACATTGATCGGTGTAGTTCTGAATGGATTGGAAGGAAAAATTGAAGTGGATAGCGTCAAATACAACAGTGTAATGAATTCCTTTTCCTATCTATCTGATGAGGAGGTGGCTGCCTTGCTGACCTATGTGAGACAGAGCTGGGGCAATGACGCTTCAGAGATCATGGCTCAAGACGTGGCAGCTGTTCGTAGCAAAGAGGATTAG
- a CDS encoding NADPH-dependent 2,4-dienoyl-CoA reductase: MIDTKYPHLFEPLDLGFTTIKNRSLMGSMHTGLEETKGGFERMAAFYGERAKGGVGLIVTGGVAPNRQGWVGPFSARMTKRRHARQHRIITDRVHQEGGKIAMQILHSGRYGYHPLNVAPSAIKSPISPFKPFELSKRGIRVTIKDFARIARLAKEAGYDGVEVMGSEGYLINQFIVSKTNRRIDEWGGSYENRIKFPIEIVKAVREAVGPDFIIIYRLSMLDLVPGGSTWQEVVQLAKEIEKAGATIINTGIGWHEARIPTIATMVPRGAFSWVTKKMKEEVQIPLVTTNRINMPQVAEDILANGDADMVSMARPFLADAELMAKSLEGREDEINTCIACNQACLDHVFKRKIASCLVNPRACHETEIVIDTVTERKNIAVVGAGPAGLAFATTAAERGHAVTLFDAANEIGGQFNIAKKIPGKEEFYETLRYFTRKLELTGVTLKLGHRVDSNDLKGFDEIVVATGIQPRRPLIPGVDHPKVLSYLDVLRDEMEVGEKVAIIGAGGIGFDTAEYLTAGEVEVSLDTFEFLKEWGVDPTNEVRGGIEGIKPKAHASKRKVWMFQRSKGKMGARLGKTTGWIHRLALKNKKVKMITAVTYDKIDDQGLHYTRDGKSQMLEVDHIVLCAGQLSEDSLYEQLKEKGAIVHKVGGAAEALELDAKRAIDQATRLATKV; encoded by the coding sequence ATGATTGATACTAAATACCCTCATTTGTTTGAGCCATTGGATCTTGGCTTTACAACAATCAAAAACCGATCACTTATGGGCTCAATGCATACTGGGCTAGAAGAGACCAAAGGCGGTTTTGAACGAATGGCCGCTTTTTATGGTGAAAGAGCCAAAGGCGGTGTAGGGTTGATCGTAACTGGTGGAGTTGCTCCCAATAGACAGGGCTGGGTCGGTCCCTTTTCTGCCCGGATGACCAAAAGAAGACATGCCCGACAGCACCGAATCATCACAGATCGAGTTCATCAGGAAGGAGGAAAAATTGCTATGCAGATTTTACACTCGGGCCGCTATGGATATCACCCCCTCAATGTAGCGCCTTCGGCAATCAAATCTCCCATTTCTCCATTCAAGCCCTTTGAGTTAAGCAAGCGAGGGATTCGTGTCACGATCAAAGATTTTGCCCGCATTGCGAGATTGGCCAAAGAAGCCGGATATGATGGAGTAGAAGTCATGGGGTCCGAAGGCTACCTGATCAATCAATTTATCGTTAGTAAAACGAACAGAAGAATCGACGAGTGGGGGGGGAGTTATGAAAACAGAATCAAATTCCCGATAGAAATAGTCAAAGCAGTTCGGGAAGCGGTGGGGCCGGACTTTATCATTATTTACAGGTTGTCCATGCTTGATTTGGTCCCTGGTGGCAGTACCTGGCAGGAAGTGGTTCAACTGGCCAAAGAAATCGAAAAGGCAGGAGCTACGATTATCAATACAGGTATCGGTTGGCATGAGGCTCGAATCCCAACTATTGCTACTATGGTACCGCGTGGTGCTTTCAGCTGGGTCACTAAAAAAATGAAGGAGGAAGTCCAGATCCCTCTTGTTACTACCAACCGAATCAATATGCCTCAGGTTGCGGAAGATATCCTGGCTAATGGTGATGCAGATATGGTATCGATGGCTCGACCTTTTCTCGCAGACGCTGAACTAATGGCTAAGAGTCTCGAGGGCAGAGAGGATGAAATCAATACATGTATTGCTTGTAATCAGGCCTGTCTGGACCATGTGTTTAAGCGAAAGATTGCGAGTTGTTTGGTGAACCCAAGGGCCTGTCATGAAACTGAAATTGTGATAGATACGGTCACTGAAAGGAAAAATATTGCAGTGGTCGGAGCAGGGCCTGCGGGATTGGCTTTTGCTACTACGGCAGCTGAACGCGGGCATGCCGTCACACTTTTTGATGCTGCGAACGAAATCGGGGGGCAGTTCAATATCGCCAAAAAGATTCCGGGAAAGGAAGAGTTTTATGAGACGCTCCGATATTTTACTAGAAAACTGGAGTTGACAGGTGTTACCTTAAAACTAGGTCATAGGGTTGATTCTAACGACCTTAAGGGCTTTGACGAAATAGTGGTCGCAACTGGAATCCAACCTCGAAGGCCTCTGATACCAGGTGTCGATCATCCAAAGGTTTTGTCCTATTTGGATGTATTGAGAGATGAAATGGAAGTAGGAGAAAAGGTAGCGATCATAGGTGCAGGAGGGATTGGTTTTGACACTGCGGAGTATCTGACGGCAGGAGAAGTAGAGGTGAGTTTGGATACATTTGAATTCCTAAAAGAGTGGGGTGTGGACCCTACTAACGAAGTGCGTGGAGGTATAGAAGGAATTAAACCCAAAGCCCATGCGTCCAAAAGGAAGGTTTGGATGTTTCAGCGTAGCAAAGGGAAAATGGGAGCTAGACTAGGAAAGACAACTGGCTGGATTCATCGTTTGGCTCTAAAAAACAAAAAAGTAAAAATGATCACAGCGGTTACTTATGATAAGATTGATGATCAAGGTCTGCACTATACCAGAGATGGGAAAAGTCAGATGTTAGAGGTGGATCATATCGTTCTGTGCGCGGGCCAATTGTCAGAGGATTCTCTGTATGAACAGCTAAAAGAGAAAGGGGCAATTGTACATAAGGTAGGAGGAGCAGCGGAAGCGCTAGAATTGGATGCCAAACGCGCCATAGATCAAGCTACGCGTCTGGCAACCAAAGTGTGA